The following are encoded in a window of Castanea sativa cultivar Marrone di Chiusa Pesio chromosome 5, ASM4071231v1 genomic DNA:
- the LOC142633587 gene encoding putative pyruvate, phosphate dikinase regulatory protein, chloroplastic: protein MLASSTLRLPNIRPTPISSNQSPSEPDTKPVPQARKLKGSAQLNRWSRARTIRSGRKLDRPDQQALVLEAKRPPVEATESEVNSVTKIDGDDDVEVRLGKSIYMISDGTGWTAEHSVNAALGQFEHCLVDRGCPVNTHLFSGIDDVDRLMEIVKQAAKEGAMVVYTLADPSMGESAKQACKMWGIPSTDILGPITEAIAAHLGVSPSGLPRGAPGRTIPLSEEYFRRIEAIEFTIKQDDGALPQNLYKADIVLTGVSRTGKTPLSIYLAQKGYKVANVPIVMGIELPKTLFEVDPEKVFALTINPVILQAIRKARAKSLGFNIETRSNYSKMDYVKEELEFARRNFAQNPVWPVIEVTGKAIEETAAVILRLYHDRKHRCSMPGISKRY from the exons atgttggCTTCATCCACGTTAAGGCTCCCGAACATAAGACCCACCCCTATCTCGTCCAATCAAAGCCCTTCCGAACCTGACACCAAACCAGTACCACAGGCTCGGAAACTGAAGGGAAGCGCTCAGCTTAACCGGTGGTCGAGGGCTCGCACGATTCGGTCCGGGCGAAAGTTGGACCGGCCGGACCAGCAGGCCCTAGTATTGGAAGCCAAGCGTCCTCCAGTTGAAGCAACAGAGAGCGAGGTTAACTCCGTTACGAAAATTGACGGAGACGATGACGTGGAGGTGAGACTGGGGAAGTCGATATACATGATTTCTGACGGAACTGGTTGGACGGCGGAGCATTCCGTTAACGCCGCGTTGGGTCAGTTCGAACACTGCTTGGTCGATCGTGGCTGTCCTGTAAATACCCACTTGTTTTCTGGG ATTGATGATGTAGATCGGTTAATGGAGATTGTTAAGCAAGCAGCCAAAGAAGGTGCAATGGTTGTGTACACTTTAGCTGACCCTTCAATGGGTGAATCTGCTAAGCAAGCCTGCAAGATGTGGGGTATACCCTCCACAGACATACTTGGCCCAATCACAGAGGCAATTGCTGCTCATCTAGGAGTCTCACCATCGGGCCTCCCCCGCGGGGCTCCTGGCAGAACTATTCCTCTATCTGAGGAATACTTTCGTCGGATTGAAGCAATTGAATTTACCATCAAGCAAGATGATGGGGCACTACCTCAAAATCTGTACAAAGctgacattgttcttactggtGTATCTCGTACGGGAAAGACACCATTATCAATCTATCTGGCTCAGAAAGGGTATAAAGTGGCAAATGTCCCTATTGTAATGGGTATAGAACTTCCAAAAACTCTCTTTGAGGTAGACCCAGAGAAGGTTTTTGCTTTGACTATAAATCCTGTAATCTTGCAAGCTATCAGAAAAGCAAGAGCTAAGAGTCTGGGCTTCAACATAGAAACAAGGAGTAATTACTCGAAGATGGACTATGTTAAAGAGGAGCTGGAATTTGCTCGCAGGAATTTTGCACAAAATCCCGTCTGGCCAGTAATtg AAGTGACAGGAAAAGctatagaagaaactgcagcagtTATATTGAGGCTATACCATGACAGGAAACACAGGTGCTCAATGCCAGGAATCTCAAAGCGCTACTAA